The Polypterus senegalus isolate Bchr_013 unplaced genomic scaffold, ASM1683550v1 scaffold_5761, whole genome shotgun sequence genome contains a region encoding:
- the LOC120519928 gene encoding uncharacterized protein LOC120519928 produces the protein MAGAVIYEDPEDIPPVLPVVESPFKEAPAYDHLTPAQQENSWFTDGSATVEGGKRLWRAVAYQPHTETTLKQQGSCCSRNQPGRSLSENEDLCKYAEVNVIEPSLISLARWAHETSGHMGAEKTYQWCHQRCIPVTTDIVKQIVNNCSTCTEVKQWPLQKKATGKLKRGMGPGQIWQVDYIGPLPRENKLLYALTAVDTYSGLLQAYPSIRADQKATLNGLSHLIQAYGVPEEIQSDQGSHFAGRDVQEWAQGAGIQWTLHIPYHPQAAGLIERMNGLLKEQVKKLTGHNHLKGWTKVLKQALFNLNNHPLAGSTPFMRHQNVGGEPPVCALRLTTISPLANNELTPTGLLVRTPKSLTIKLNSSERLSLGITDYPHVWNNRDRWFMDRMESMHPYNKVFWAADTPGTEKSVTLNFTFTKNCTWQLRDKTFTAPFSMKLEYPDLLPLPVMTYEDTAITVTVHNNISVWLAMMNCKPDSNGLSCWTIEGEQQL, from the exons ATGGCCGGAGCTGTGATTTATGAGGATCCAGAGGACATACCACCTGTTCTGCCTGTAGTGGAGTCGCCCTTTAAAGAAGCACCAGCCTACGATCATTTGACACCAGCGCAACAGGAGAACAGCTGGTTCACAGACGGGTCAGCAactgtggaaggaggaaaaaggctttggagagcagtggcttatcAACCTCACACTGAGACCACCCTGAAGCAACAGGGAAG CTGCTGTTCGAGAAATCAACCTGGAAGAAGCCTATCAGAGAATGAAGACCTGTGCAAATATGCTGAAGTAAATGTAATCGAGCCTTCCTTAATATCATTAGCAAGGTGGGCTCATGAAACTTCAGGACACATGGGAGCAGAAAAAACATATCAATGGTGTCATCAGCGATGTATACCAGTCACTACtgatattgttaaacaaatagtgaacaattgctccacatgtacagaagtaaaacAATGGCCCCTACAGAAGAAGGCAACTGGTAAACTGAAGAGAGGAATGGGACCAGGACAAATTTGGCAGGTGGATTACATTGGGCCACTGCCACGAGAAAATAAACTATTATATGCTTTAACTGCAGTAGATACTTATTCTGGACTGTTACAAGCTTATCCATCAATAAGAGCTGACCAGAAAGCTACACTTAATGGACTGAGCCATTTAATCCAAGCATATGGAGTGCCTGAAGAAATCCAAAGTGATCAAGGAAGCCACTTTGCTGGGAGAGACGTACAAGAGTGGGCTCAAGGAGCTGGCATTCAGTGGACTCTGCATATCCCTTATCACCCACAGGCTGCAGGACTTATTGAGAGAATGAATGGCCTGTTgaaagaacaagttaaaaaactaactgggcacaatcatcttaaaggctggactaaagttttaaagcaagCCTTATTTAATCTCAATAATCATCCGTTGGCTGGGTCCACACCTTTTATGAGACATCAAAATGTCGGAGGAGAGCCACCTGTGTGTGCCCTCCGCCTGACAACAATTAGTCCACTGGCAAACAATGAATTAACTCCCACAGGGTTATTGGTTAGGACACCTAAATCACTTACAATCAAGTTAAACTCCTCAGAAAGACTCAGCttg ggaataacag ATTATCCTCACGTGTGGAATAATCGGGACAGATGGTTTATGGACCGGATGGAGTCGATGCACCCCTATAACAAAGTCTTTTGGGCTGCTGATACGCCAGGAACGGAAAAGTCTGTGACTTTGAACTTCACATTTACCAAGAACTGTACCTGGCAGTTACGAGACAAGACATTTACGGCTCCATTTTCCATGAAACTGGAATATCCTGACCTGTTACCTTTACCTGTGATGACTTATGAAGACACTGCAATAACTGTGACTGTGCATAATAACATATCTGTCTGGTTGGCTATGATGAACTGTAAACCTGATTCTAATGGACTATCATGTTGGACAATTGAAGGGGAGCaacagcta